A genomic window from Arthrobacter sp. FW305-BF8 includes:
- a CDS encoding SDR family oxidoreductase, with translation MPFSDYSTALVTGASTGMGAAIAERLAKRGLTVHAVARNEERLNDLADKTGAIPHVVDLTDTAALTAAVGHLEIDVLVNCAGVSRPGNILDSSESDIDELVDVNLRGLLQLTRLVLPGMVERDRGHVINVSSIAGLYNFYGHTVYHATKAAVHQISRQLRNDTVGKRIRVTEICPGRVETEIFGRNMGGSPEAMEEAWKTYYEGYESLTTDDIVNAMDYAIETPRHVNVGMMELMPTFQVPGGLTFDRRQA, from the coding sequence ATGCCGTTTTCAGACTACTCAACAGCCCTCGTCACCGGTGCCTCAACCGGGATGGGTGCCGCGATCGCCGAGCGCCTCGCCAAGCGCGGACTCACCGTCCACGCCGTTGCCCGCAACGAGGAACGCCTGAACGACCTTGCCGACAAGACCGGCGCCATTCCCCACGTCGTTGACCTGACCGACACCGCGGCCCTGACGGCCGCCGTCGGACATCTCGAGATCGACGTTCTGGTGAACTGCGCCGGCGTATCCCGGCCAGGCAACATTCTGGACTCCTCGGAGAGCGACATCGACGAACTCGTTGACGTCAACCTCCGCGGCCTGCTCCAGCTCACCCGCCTGGTTCTGCCCGGCATGGTGGAACGCGACCGCGGCCACGTCATCAACGTCAGCTCCATCGCCGGCCTGTACAACTTCTACGGCCACACCGTCTACCACGCCACCAAGGCTGCCGTGCACCAGATCTCGCGCCAGCTGCGCAACGACACCGTCGGCAAGCGCATCCGCGTCACCGAGATCTGCCCCGGACGCGTCGAGACCGAGATCTTCGGACGCAACATGGGCGGCTCGCCCGAGGCCATGGAAGAGGCCTGGAAGACGTACTACGAGGGCTACGAATCCTTGACCACCGACGACATCGTCAACGCCATGGACTACGCCATCGAAACACCGCGCCACGTGAACGTCGGCATGATGGAACTCATGCCCACCTTCCAGGTCCCCGGCGGACTCACGTTCGACCGGCGCCAGGCCTAG
- a CDS encoding LamB/YcsF family protein, whose amino-acid sequence MGLTVDLVADLGEGFGAYSMGDDAALLEVVSSANIACGFHAGDPDIMHATVAECVRRGVSIGAHPSFPDLRGFGRRAMDLTADEVRNDVLYQFGALSAFAAYHGTTVAHIAPHGRLGNLVATRADYAVAVADAAARLNPGLIVLAQDGELASAAAERQLPVGIVGIADRAYEADGTLVPRGRPGAVIHDPAVIVERTVRMVCEGLIETVAGTDLPIVADTVLLHGDTPGAVQLARRVRAELENAGVTIAPLAQVLAAKEKVA is encoded by the coding sequence CGACGCTGCCCTGCTCGAGGTGGTTTCCAGTGCCAACATCGCCTGCGGCTTCCACGCCGGTGACCCGGACATCATGCACGCCACCGTGGCCGAATGCGTCCGCCGCGGCGTCAGCATCGGGGCGCACCCGAGCTTCCCGGACCTGCGTGGTTTTGGCCGGCGCGCCATGGACCTGACGGCGGACGAGGTCCGCAACGACGTCCTGTACCAGTTCGGCGCCCTGAGCGCCTTCGCCGCCTACCACGGCACCACCGTGGCCCACATTGCACCGCACGGCCGGCTGGGCAACCTGGTTGCCACCCGGGCCGATTACGCAGTGGCCGTGGCCGATGCCGCCGCCCGCCTGAACCCCGGTCTCATCGTCCTTGCCCAGGACGGCGAACTGGCCTCCGCTGCCGCGGAACGGCAGCTCCCCGTCGGCATCGTCGGCATCGCCGACCGCGCCTATGAAGCCGATGGCACCCTGGTGCCCCGCGGCCGCCCCGGCGCCGTGATCCACGATCCTGCCGTCATCGTCGAACGCACCGTGCGGATGGTCTGCGAGGGACTCATTGAAACCGTCGCCGGCACAGACCTGCCGATTGTTGCGGACACCGTTCTCCTGCACGGGGACACCCCTGGCGCGGTGCAGCTGGCCCGCCGGGTCCGCGCCGAACTGGAGAACGCCGGCGTGACCATTGCCCCGCTCGCCCAGGTGCTGGCCGCCAAAGAGAAGGTCGCCTGA
- a CDS encoding 2-hydroxyacid dehydrogenase codes for MQPVRTVSFPDRQLLADLSPLPEGLKGIVWDMKSDPDGGTLGEIDGVILPYINAGAVLGSLAQVDELKFVQTQSTGYDGVVEAAGPAAGVANASGVHAAATAELAVGLILAKLRGIDQAVRDQQYGLWRPERRQSLADRRVLLVGVGGIGHEIARRLEPFEVTVTRVGSAARTDEHGDVHASADLATLAGTHDILVSVLPLNDHTHHLIGGEVLAALPDGALVVNVGRGPVVDTAALTKEVLSGRLQCALDVVDPEPLPQDHPLWSTPNVLITPHVGGNASAFQPRILKLLRQQLEALAAGQAPANLVQRGPF; via the coding sequence ATGCAACCAGTACGCACCGTCAGCTTTCCCGACCGGCAACTGCTCGCCGATCTCTCGCCCCTCCCCGAAGGGCTCAAGGGAATTGTTTGGGACATGAAGTCGGATCCCGACGGCGGGACGCTGGGTGAGATCGACGGCGTCATCCTCCCTTACATCAACGCCGGCGCGGTTCTGGGATCGCTCGCACAGGTGGACGAACTGAAGTTCGTCCAGACACAGTCCACCGGATACGACGGCGTCGTCGAGGCCGCTGGTCCGGCGGCCGGCGTCGCAAACGCCTCAGGCGTGCACGCGGCGGCGACGGCGGAACTGGCGGTGGGTTTGATCCTCGCCAAACTGCGCGGCATCGACCAGGCAGTCCGTGACCAGCAGTACGGCCTCTGGCGGCCGGAGCGGCGCCAGTCCCTCGCGGACCGCCGCGTGCTCCTGGTGGGCGTCGGCGGGATCGGGCACGAAATTGCCCGCCGCCTGGAGCCCTTCGAGGTCACGGTCACCCGCGTGGGAAGCGCGGCGCGGACCGACGAGCACGGCGACGTCCACGCCTCCGCGGACCTGGCCACGCTCGCCGGAACGCACGACATCCTGGTCTCGGTTCTGCCGCTGAACGACCACACCCACCACCTGATCGGCGGGGAAGTCCTCGCTGCGCTGCCCGACGGCGCCCTCGTGGTGAACGTGGGACGCGGGCCGGTGGTGGACACGGCGGCCCTCACCAAGGAAGTCCTCTCCGGCCGCCTGCAGTGCGCCCTCGACGTCGTCGATCCGGAACCGCTTCCGCAGGACCACCCGCTGTGGTCCACTCCCAACGTCCTCATCACGCCCCATGTGGGCGGCAACGCGTCCGCCTTCCAGCCGCGGATCCTGAAGCTCCTGCGGCAGCAGCTCGAAGCGCTGGCCGCGGGACAGGCCCCCGCCAACCTCGTGCAGCGCGGCCCCTTCTAA
- a CDS encoding 5-oxoprolinase subunit B family protein, producing MTATPNLTPVEIFESGDSALRVVASSADTEANWSTVHSLAQWLETAGADGVHGAVPTYDSLLVEFDPGVTSARQVRAFVLLGLRQLEHVGAPARTPREFSVPVVYGGEYGPDLERVAEHEQLSVEEIIALHTAKSYVIRCLGAPAGSPMMDGPDFPLPVPRLKDPRLSVPAGAVAVAGRQAVIAPAVAPGGWCVIGQTPLTVLDAGSEPLVPYLPGDRLTFRQIQPEEFAEYTGRKLEAAR from the coding sequence ATGACCGCCACCCCAAACCTGACTCCGGTGGAGATCTTCGAGTCCGGGGATTCAGCCCTGCGGGTCGTGGCCTCCTCCGCTGACACGGAGGCCAACTGGAGCACCGTCCATTCCCTCGCGCAGTGGCTTGAGACCGCCGGGGCCGACGGCGTACACGGCGCAGTGCCGACGTACGACTCGCTGCTCGTGGAATTTGACCCCGGGGTCACCTCCGCGCGCCAGGTACGGGCCTTTGTCCTCCTTGGCCTGCGCCAGCTGGAGCACGTGGGTGCACCCGCCCGCACGCCCCGCGAGTTCAGTGTTCCCGTGGTGTACGGCGGCGAATACGGTCCGGACCTCGAGCGCGTTGCTGAGCACGAGCAGCTCTCCGTGGAGGAGATCATCGCGCTCCACACGGCCAAGTCCTACGTCATCCGTTGCCTGGGCGCCCCCGCGGGTTCGCCCATGATGGACGGCCCCGATTTCCCCCTCCCCGTTCCGCGGCTGAAGGACCCCCGGCTGTCCGTTCCGGCGGGTGCCGTGGCCGTCGCCGGCCGGCAGGCAGTCATCGCTCCCGCGGTGGCGCCGGGCGGATGGTGCGTCATCGGCCAAACCCCGCTGACCGTCCTTGACGCCGGCAGTGAGCCGCTGGTTCCCTACCTTCCCGGCGACCGCCTGACGTTCCGCCAGATCCAGCCGGAAGAGTTCGCAGAGTACACGGGCCGGAAACTGGAGGCAGCGCGATGA
- a CDS encoding SDR family oxidoreductase, whose amino-acid sequence MTSLFDLTGRVALVTGSSRGIGNALARALADAGATVVLNGVNPERLKAAEAAMAAEYAPGRVHSVVFDVTDDAAAAAGVAWVEEHVGPLEVLVNNAGIQHRVPMLELDVKDWERVISTDLTSAFLVGREAARHMIPRGHGKIINICSVQTDLARPTIAPYVAAKGGLRNLTRAMTAEWAGAGLQINGIAPGYIHTEMTQNLVDDEQFNAWILGRTPAARWGTVQDLAGPAVWLASSGSDFVNGQTIFIDGGMTVVV is encoded by the coding sequence ATGACTTCACTTTTTGATTTGACCGGGCGGGTTGCCTTGGTGACTGGTTCGAGCCGGGGGATTGGTAATGCGTTGGCTCGGGCTTTGGCTGATGCGGGGGCGACGGTGGTGTTGAACGGTGTGAATCCTGAGCGGTTGAAGGCTGCGGAGGCGGCGATGGCCGCGGAGTACGCGCCGGGGCGGGTGCACAGTGTGGTGTTTGATGTCACGGACGATGCTGCGGCCGCGGCCGGGGTGGCGTGGGTGGAGGAGCATGTGGGCCCGTTGGAGGTCCTGGTGAACAATGCCGGGATCCAGCACCGGGTGCCGATGCTGGAGCTGGATGTGAAGGACTGGGAGCGGGTGATCTCCACGGACCTGACCAGCGCGTTCCTGGTGGGGAGGGAGGCGGCCCGGCACATGATTCCCAGGGGTCACGGGAAGATCATTAACATCTGTTCGGTGCAGACGGACCTGGCCCGGCCCACGATCGCCCCGTATGTGGCGGCGAAGGGCGGGCTGCGGAACCTGACCCGGGCGATGACCGCGGAATGGGCTGGTGCCGGGTTGCAGATCAACGGGATCGCGCCGGGGTACATCCATACCGAGATGACGCAGAACCTGGTGGATGATGAGCAGTTCAATGCCTGGATCCTGGGCCGGACCCCGGCGGCGCGGTGGGGCACGGTGCAGGATCTGGCCGGCCCGGCGGTGTGGCTGGCCTCGTCCGGGTCTGATTTCGTGAACGGGCAGACGATCTTTATCGACGGCGGAATGACGGTGGTGGTCTGA
- a CDS encoding biotin-dependent carboxyltransferase family protein, protein MTGSLIIQQPGNSVVTDLGRFRGPRFGLPVNGALDQFSARAANILAANADNAPLLEITALDFRMQATTDLLIAVTGAPLTLTVGGRECPQWEPVSVRAGETVAARRITGGLRAYLAVHGSVEAPELLGSCAPDTVVGFGLRLSEGTELTTSRSVGPIRQPYFDLPLFRLGLTRPEFSSRAVIDVTDGPDVDEFGDTAELLYNTEYTVSGRSNHIGLRLGGALPERQSSAEVLSRGVPVGAIEVPSREELLVLHRGRGVTAGYPVLAVVTSRSLDTLAQARPGHTITFRKTTVPEATAKHRAAIRELENLRSRISTIFALLGIGKEPGWPELIPAAGS, encoded by the coding sequence ATGACCGGGTCACTGATCATCCAGCAGCCCGGAAATTCGGTGGTCACGGACCTGGGCCGCTTCCGCGGACCCCGGTTCGGGCTCCCCGTCAACGGGGCACTCGACCAGTTCTCGGCACGGGCGGCGAACATCCTCGCCGCCAACGCCGACAACGCGCCGCTGCTGGAAATAACAGCCCTCGACTTCCGGATGCAGGCCACCACCGACCTACTCATCGCCGTCACCGGCGCACCGCTGACCCTCACCGTCGGCGGGCGCGAATGCCCGCAGTGGGAACCGGTGTCCGTCCGTGCCGGGGAAACCGTGGCGGCGCGCCGGATCACCGGCGGCCTCCGCGCCTACCTTGCGGTCCACGGTTCGGTCGAGGCTCCGGAACTGCTGGGAAGCTGCGCCCCGGACACGGTCGTCGGCTTCGGCCTCCGGCTCTCCGAGGGCACCGAGCTGACGACCTCCAGGAGCGTCGGACCCATCCGGCAGCCATACTTTGACCTTCCGCTGTTCCGGCTGGGGCTGACCCGGCCCGAGTTCAGCAGCCGGGCGGTCATCGACGTCACGGACGGACCGGACGTTGACGAATTCGGCGACACAGCAGAGCTGCTGTACAACACCGAATACACCGTCAGCGGCCGGAGCAACCACATCGGGTTGCGCCTCGGCGGGGCGCTTCCCGAACGCCAGTCGTCAGCCGAGGTGCTGTCCCGCGGCGTTCCGGTGGGAGCCATCGAGGTTCCCTCCAGGGAAGAGCTGCTGGTGCTGCACCGGGGGCGCGGCGTCACCGCCGGGTACCCCGTACTGGCAGTGGTCACCAGCCGCTCGCTCGACACCCTTGCCCAGGCCCGCCCCGGGCACACCATCACTTTCCGCAAAACCACCGTCCCCGAAGCCACAGCAAAGCATCGGGCCGCAATAAGGGAACTGGAAAACCTACGGTCCCGCATCAGCACAATCTTCGCCCTCCTTGGCATCGGAAAAGAGCCCGGCTGGCCGGAACTTATACCGGCAGCTGGCAGCTAA
- a CDS encoding MFS transporter has translation MSTPTRATAPQHDRLDARQTRKVVTAGCVGIFVELYDNGIFAFMAGTLALVFLAPGNPDNALLFVFAGYAVSFFVRPLGAVVCGILGDKIGRQKLLVFVILLISIATAGIGILPAYSAIGIAAPVLLVLLRLLQGFSVGGEAAGAMTFLAEHAPEGKRGIITSYAQIASFAALLTGTLVAFSMSPWLTQAAIDGGGFGSFAWRIPFLVAIPMGVIGWYIRKAIADTPNFVKLKEEGGLSKNPLKEAFASAEHRRAMLLALFIPLMNGSGYYVLFSYMPTFLKGKQLNFTIGEALLVTACSLVVICIAIPFMGALSDRIGRKKVIAGSAIAMAVLGIPSYALIATGNMALAILGACIMAIVFAGHTAVIHILIVELFPTRVRYSAYGLGYNISSALFGGTAPLLMTWLISSTGNVYMPAFYAVITALGTLAAVSTVKDRAHLPLRDA, from the coding sequence ATGTCTACACCAACGCGTGCGACTGCACCGCAGCACGACCGCCTCGATGCGAGGCAGACCCGGAAAGTCGTCACCGCCGGGTGCGTCGGAATTTTTGTTGAGCTCTACGACAACGGCATTTTCGCCTTCATGGCCGGAACGCTTGCGCTCGTGTTCCTGGCACCCGGCAACCCGGACAACGCCCTGCTCTTTGTCTTCGCCGGCTACGCCGTGTCCTTCTTCGTCCGCCCCCTCGGCGCCGTCGTCTGCGGCATCCTGGGCGACAAGATCGGACGCCAAAAACTACTGGTCTTCGTCATCCTGCTGATCAGCATCGCCACCGCCGGCATCGGGATCCTGCCTGCCTACTCGGCCATCGGCATCGCAGCCCCCGTGCTGCTTGTGCTGCTCCGGCTCCTCCAGGGCTTCTCCGTCGGCGGCGAGGCTGCCGGCGCCATGACCTTCCTCGCCGAGCACGCCCCCGAAGGCAAGCGCGGCATCATCACCTCCTACGCCCAGATCGCATCCTTCGCCGCCCTGCTTACCGGCACCCTGGTCGCCTTCTCCATGTCCCCCTGGCTCACGCAGGCAGCGATCGACGGCGGCGGCTTCGGCTCGTTCGCATGGCGCATCCCGTTCCTCGTCGCCATCCCCATGGGCGTCATCGGCTGGTACATCCGGAAGGCCATCGCGGACACCCCCAACTTCGTGAAGCTGAAGGAAGAGGGCGGCCTGTCCAAGAACCCCCTCAAGGAGGCCTTCGCCTCCGCCGAACACCGCCGCGCCATGCTCCTGGCCCTGTTCATCCCGCTCATGAACGGCTCCGGCTACTACGTCCTGTTCTCCTATATGCCGACGTTCCTCAAGGGCAAGCAGCTCAACTTCACCATCGGTGAGGCACTCCTCGTCACCGCCTGCAGCCTCGTGGTCATCTGCATCGCCATCCCGTTCATGGGTGCCCTGTCTGACCGCATTGGACGCAAGAAGGTCATCGCCGGCTCCGCAATCGCCATGGCCGTCCTCGGCATCCCCTCCTATGCACTCATCGCCACCGGCAACATGGCCCTCGCCATCCTGGGCGCCTGCATCATGGCCATTGTGTTCGCCGGGCACACCGCCGTGATCCACATCCTGATCGTGGAACTGTTCCCCACCCGCGTCCGGTACTCGGCCTACGGCCTGGGCTACAACATCTCCTCGGCACTCTTCGGCGGAACCGCCCCGCTGCTGATGACCTGGCTGATCTCGTCCACCGGCAACGTCTACATGCCCGCCTTCTACGCCGTCATCACCGCGCTGGGCACACTGGCGGCCGTCAGCACCGTCAAGGACCGCGCGCACCTGCCGCTGCGCGACGCCTAA
- a CDS encoding L-idonate 5-dehydrogenase, translating to MTHTTETTTDAAAAATAAAETALPVSGPAVVAHAKGDLRVEDVPLTAPGPGEAVVEVLYGGICGSDLHYWLHGAAGESILKAPLVLGHEISGRVVRAAADGSGPGAGTPVAVHPATPGPGTGPDAPRYPADRPNLSPGCTYLGSAARFPHTDGAFSRYVNVPVRMLRTLPADLDLRTAALIEPASVAWHAVARAGDVAGKTALVIGSGPIGALVVAVLKRAGAARIVAVDMHEKPVEIAMAVGADEVLNAADGEAIARVQADVVIESSGNHHGLASAIQGAARGGTVVMVGLLPTGPQPVLISLAITRELDLKGSFRFNDEIDEVITALADGTLTIDPVITHDYPVTDALEAFDTARNSAQSGKVLLNFAS from the coding sequence ATGACCCACACAACAGAAACAACAACAGACGCAGCAGCGGCAGCAACGGCAGCGGCGGAAACCGCGCTTCCGGTTTCGGGTCCGGCGGTGGTCGCGCACGCCAAGGGTGACCTGCGGGTCGAGGACGTCCCGCTGACGGCCCCGGGGCCGGGGGAGGCCGTGGTCGAGGTGCTGTATGGCGGGATTTGCGGGTCGGACCTGCATTACTGGCTGCACGGCGCGGCGGGCGAGTCGATCCTGAAGGCGCCCCTGGTGCTGGGCCATGAGATCAGCGGCCGGGTGGTCAGGGCCGCCGCGGACGGTTCCGGCCCGGGGGCGGGGACGCCGGTGGCGGTGCATCCGGCCACCCCGGGCCCTGGGACGGGCCCGGACGCGCCGCGGTATCCGGCGGACCGGCCGAACCTGTCCCCGGGGTGCACGTATCTGGGTTCCGCGGCGAGGTTCCCGCACACGGACGGTGCGTTCAGCCGGTACGTGAACGTGCCGGTCCGGATGCTCCGGACCCTCCCGGCGGACCTGGACCTGCGCACCGCGGCGTTGATCGAACCGGCGTCGGTGGCCTGGCACGCGGTGGCCCGGGCCGGGGACGTGGCCGGCAAGACCGCGCTCGTGATCGGGTCCGGACCGATCGGGGCGTTGGTGGTCGCGGTGCTCAAACGCGCCGGGGCGGCCCGGATCGTCGCGGTCGACATGCATGAGAAACCGGTGGAGATCGCCATGGCGGTGGGCGCGGACGAGGTCCTGAACGCCGCCGATGGTGAGGCGATCGCCAGGGTGCAGGCCGACGTCGTGATTGAATCCTCCGGGAACCACCACGGCCTGGCCTCAGCGATCCAGGGCGCGGCCCGGGGCGGGACCGTGGTCATGGTCGGGCTGCTGCCCACCGGCCCGCAGCCGGTCCTGATCTCCCTGGCCATCACCCGCGAACTGGACCTCAAAGGCTCGTTCCGGTTCAACGACGAAATCGACGAGGTCATCACCGCCCTCGCCGACGGCACCCTCACCATCGACCCGGTCATCACCCACGACTACCCCGTCACCGACGCCCTCGAAGCCTTCGACACCGCCCGCAACTCCGCCCAATCCGGCAAAGTCCTCCTCAACTTCGCCAGCTAA